Proteins encoded in a region of the Coregonus clupeaformis isolate EN_2021a chromosome 9, ASM2061545v1, whole genome shotgun sequence genome:
- the ptrh2 gene encoding peptidyl-tRNA hydrolase 2, mitochondrial: MKTNVSALISLGAGLTSLKMDSLYGQVAIGILGGVGCGLCLGWHVRARFSNSSKDLIGAAMGNGSGGEMAASVMGEGGEFKMILVVRSDLKMGKGKVAAQCSHAAVSAYKQVQRRNPELLKQWEYCGQPKVVVKAPDEDSLIELLTHAKEVGLPVSLIQDAGRTQIAPGSRTVLGVGPGPADLVDKVTGHLKLY; the protein is encoded by the exons ATGAAGACGAATGTAAGCGCGTTGATCTCGCTGGGAGCAG GTTTGACAAGTCTCAAGATGGATTCCCTATACGGCCAGGTAGCCATTGGAATATTGGGAGGAGTGGGCTGTGGACTTTGCCTTGGCTGGCACGTCCGGGCTCGGTTCAGCAACTCCTCCAAAGACCTCATCGGGGCGGCGATGGGGAATGGCAGCGGGGGTGAAATGGCCGCCAGCGTcatgggagaaggaggggagttcAAAATGATCCTGGTGGTCCGATCCGACCTGAAGATGGGCAAGGGGAAAGTGGCAGCCCAGTGCTCACACGCTGCTGTGTCGGCCTATAAGCAGGTCCAGCGCAGGAACCCTGAGCTTCTGAAGCAATGGGAGTACTGTGGCCAGCCCAAGGTTGTGGTTAAAGCTCCAGATGAGGACAGTCTGATAGAACTGCTAACCCATGCCAAAGAGGTAGGGCTGCCTGTCAGTCTGATCCAAGATGCAGGGAGGACCCAGATAGCACCAGGATCCCGTACTGTGTTGGGAGTAGGCCCTGGACCAGCTGATCTTGTGGACAAAGTCACTGGACACTTGAAGCTCTATTAG